In the Malus domestica chromosome 16, GDT2T_hap1 genome, one interval contains:
- the LOC114822025 gene encoding large ribosomal subunit protein uL30y-like: MGEEVKAAPVVPESVLKKRKREEQWALAKKQDLESAKKKSSENRKLIYNRAKQYAKEYDEEQKELIRLKREAKLKGGFYVNPEAKLLFIIRIRGINAIDPKTKKILQLLRLRQIFNGVFLKVNKATLNMLHRVEPYVTYGYPNLKSVKELIYKRGYGKLNKQRTALTDNSIVEQALGKFGIICVEDLIHEILTVGPHFKEANNFLWPFKLKAPLGGLKKKRNHYVEGGDAGNREDYINELIRRMN; encoded by the exons atgggcgaAGAAGTGAAGGCGGCGCCGGTGGTTCCGGAGTCAGTGctgaagaagagaaagagagaggagcaATGGGCCCTTGCTAAAAAGCAAGACCTCGAATCTGCCAAGAAGAAGAGCTCCGAAAACCGCAAGCTGATCTACAACCGGGCCAAGCAGTACGCCAAGGAGTACGATGAGGAG CAAAAGGAGTTGATTCGATTGAAGCGCGAAGCGAAACTGAAGGGTGGGTTTTATGTAAACCCAGAGGCCAAGCTGTTGTTCATCATCAGGATTCGTGG AATCAATGCTATTGACCCAAAAACTAAGAAGATTTTGCAGCTTCTTCGTTTGAGACAG ATATTCAATGGTGTGTTCTTGAAAGTAAACAAGGCCACATTGAACATGCTTCACAGGGTTGAACCCTATGTGACCTACGG GTATCCTAATTTGAAGAGTGTCAAGGAGTTAATCTACAAGAGGGGTTATGGGAAACTTAACAAGCAGAGAACTGCTTTGACTGACAATTCAATTGTTGAACAG GCTTTGGGCAAGTTTGGAATTATCTGTGTGGAGGATCTTATCCATGAGATCTTGACTGTTGGGCCTCACTTCAAGGAGGCAAATAACTTCCTTTGGCCATTTAAGCTTAAGGCTCCTCTCGGTGGtctgaagaagaagagaaatcaCTATGTTGAAGGCGGTGATGCTGGAAACCGTGAAGACTATATCAATGAGCTCATCAGGAGGATGAATTAG